tcaaacaaaaggtaactaaaaagaagagatagatTGATTCGTATTATAATCTGTGAGCcgtaaaaaatgtaatttaattaGCATAGCCGACCCACTTTGTGCCTCCTTGGTTTTCTATTGCAAAATCGTCAAACCATCTTATACGTAATTTATAAAATCGTTGTTTTACAAAtggatataatttattttgtagtattatcAGTGCCTAGACAAAGCAGATCAATATACTAGTTAGGTTTTCTAattcttatataattaaattaatattgcACCTGGAAATAAGGAATTCATTTAGAAGCTTCCAACAAATGATTTGGTGCCACTGCCATTCCAATTTCAATTTATGAAGACGACAAAACATTAAGAAGGATAGGTTAAATCATATAGTATGAGTCAGCTAACTGGATCCAACCCCTAAAAAGAGAACGAATCGGccgccaaaaaaaagaaacgaatctTTATCATGCTGGATCATTAatgtatacacacacacatattttCAGCCAAAACTAATTATCAATATAGTACTATACATTAAGAACTAAGAAGAGCTATATAATACAAACAGTTAGTTAGCATCGTtttagctgtttttttttttttttaataaattcaattTGAATCAATTAAATTGAtaatactgattttttttttaaaatgttaaccAGTTTGATGGCAATAGATATCAAGAAagattataaaaacaaataaacatttctcGAAAATAACTATTtatctacaaaagaaaaaaattcacgATCTAAGCacttaaaaattcaaattcatattagtatatatcaATCTTTATAAAAAGCCCACTTTAAGTAGTATATCATATTAGCAACTAATCTTCGTTGCATATTTctgatttcttttaataataatgTGTATTTTACGTCGACGCTTCTTCCTCCTCCCCCAGGTTTTTCGAGCATAAGtcataatcaaacaacaagaagacaaaaagaaatacaaaaaaatctgaaaaaaagaacatttgGTCTTTGGTAATATAAAAAGCCATACTCGCATCAATCCTTTCTTCACCTCtattcttctcttctcactaaaaaaatatcaaaaccttTCACAtttacaatctctctctctttctctctctctctctttgtctctctacAAGCTCTTTCTATGCACCAAGTCGATCTAGAATCCTTTGTTTCTTCAGTATGCGTCGGTGGCTCCGACCACCGAAAGATCGCATGTGAGACCCTCGCCCCCGACGAACCGACGATCCCACCTTACTACAGCAACTCCGCCGTGAGTCCGAACGATTTCCCGCCGCAATCTTACTTCTTGTCAAACGATGCTGATCAGCTCGAGTGGCTAAGCGGCAACGCCTACTTTGATCGTCAAGATTCACAGAGAGGCAACTCAGGGATACTCAATCCAAACCAACAACACACGAACACGAGCTCGCAACGGTTTTTACTTAAATCCAAAGCGTCGATCATCGGTTTACCTAAACCGCAAAATACTTGTTTCAACGAGGCTAAGCAACGGCGACACCACGGCGGCAAGAAGAACAAGGTCGTCTTGAGACGGGTCGGGTCACGAACAAAGACGGATAGTACTTCGGTTCGCGAACCTTCTTCTCCTAAGGTCTCTTGCATCGGGACAGTGAGATCCAGAAGAGAACGCAGCCGCCGTATGCAACGCCAGAAATCGAATCGGGTCGAACCGACTAACCGGGTTAAGAAATCCGGGTTTATGGCGAGTTTCAGAGCCATCTTCAGGATCAAAGGCGGATGCAAAGACGTGTCGGCGCGTGGGTCTCACGGGGCGTCGAGCAGGAAACAAGACATCAGGAACCGGCTCCCGAAGGAAGCTGTTGcgaagtcttcttcttctggtgacGGCGGAGAGCAGGTGGTGGTACCTGTACCCGGTTTGGGTGGGATGACGCGTTTCGCTTCCGGAAGAAGAGCGGATTTGTTGGATGGTGGGGGATGTTGACGTGGCCGCGTGACAAGTGTGTCAATAGTTATACATGTGGGGTACAGTtttttatatagtgtttttttgttttttaagtccCAGGGGGAGGAAAGTAAGCAGAATAGAAACAGTACTTTGGTTGTCTTTGTCTGAATTTTAGTTGGTGGGATCTGTTCTAGTTTTTGAAAAAGTCGTTGGTGATGACGTGGCATCTGGTTTAAacgatttcttttattttgttcatatatgaaaaaagaaCACGGCGGCAACGCGAGAACGGTGATTTCACACCCACCGCACCgctccgtttttttttttttttttttttttgtaatcttcttTGTTTCAGTCGTAAATAGTTCAGCTAATGATTACATCTGTACATGCGTGTTGTCAAACAAAATGTATTtgtatttaatctttttttgattGAATGAGAGAATTGGTTGAGAAGTAGTAGTTGAAAACATAATCAAAATTGACAAATTTGAGAAATGTATGAGCTGAAATTATTAATGTTTAAGCTGAAGATTAATGCATCGAAGCTTAAAGTTTGGGGATAATGCAGAAGGATGAGCAAGGGTGAAAACGGGGAAAGAAATCAGTGGAGTGAGAGCTGTTTGTGATGCCAAGCGACAACGTCTTTGTATGGCAGATTTCCCCCGAATATGTCTAAGGCGCTACCCACTGTTACATCCACACGTCCCTTTCCTGCCTTCTTGATCCTCTCTATATCATCCATCACCGTCACACCTCCAGCATAAGTCACCGGAATCTGTCAAggtcaaaacaaacaaacatctgAGATCAATAGCACAAATGAACAATTTTGCAATCGTTGCTTTCTCTACGGATCATAGTCTATCATAGTTCTCAGCCTATCTCTATCTCCAATGATGTAAAACCACTACATCCAAGCCAATTGAGTAGAGCTCTGTCGATTACCGGATGCTAGTAAGATGAGTTCCAAGTCATATGAGAAAATAAAGCACCTAGAAAAGTAGCAGACATTCTAGAGCCTCTATGATACTCCAATCAAGAAAATGCATGTGTTATTATTACTCACCGGAGAATAGTTGCCAAGCAATGCTACAAGCTCTTCATCGATCCCAAGCCTTCAGAGAAGAGGTATTACCATCAGTACATCAGTACATACTGACTAGATAGTGTAGTTTCAATGCAAAACGAATTTACTCTAGACAGTGTAATCAGAGCGTTGAGATATTTGAGCTTACTTCTTTCCTTCAACATCTACGCCGTGTACCAGAAACTCATCTGCAAATCCTCCAAGAAACTCCAGTGATTTCTCATCAAGGATGACGTCGCTGAACTTCTGCCATCTATCGGTAACAATTGCATATCTTCCATCCTAGATAACACAATACCCGTATAAATAAATGCCTATCCTCGATTACGGATCTTTTCATGACAGAATAGTTAAACCATTTAACTAAAGATGAAACAGGTCAGAGAATCACCTTCTTTCTGCAGCTAAGGTCCAATATCAGTCTTTGTTTCCCAACGATGTTTACAAGATCTTTGAGTCTTTCAagatcaatctttccattgTTAAATACATActgaaaatatcaaacaaaaacgTGATTACGACTAGCAAAATCCCTACGATAACACACTCAGCGAACTAGATGGCAGCTATACCGAAGTGACAATGACATGGCTTGCTCCTTCCTTTATGTAACTCAAGCAATTCTCTGAATTAATCCCACCTCCAACTTGCAAACCGCCTAGAATTCATCGTCTtgtatcatcatatatataacacatcaAAACTTTACATTTCAATTCAAACagtaacatttaaaaaaaaaaaacaccatttgACATTCATCAAAAGGCATACCTGGATAAGCATGTAATGCTCCAATAGCTGAAGCTTGGCTTAAAGGGTCTGCTCCAAGCATTATCACATGACCACCCGTAAGCTCATCTTCTTTATACATCTTCGCATACTCTTCCGCAGTCTTGTCAGATTCAAAATTCGTAACGAGAACAGAACCATCTTCTTTCAAGTCACTAAGTGTAGATCCAACTATTTGTTTCACTTTTCCCttttagaaaaccaaatcaCACACATAAAGATCAGTTAAAAGAGTTCACTTCGTTCAACACAACtgagaaaattttcaaatcggGTGAATTTGATTTCATACCTTGTGGATGTCGATGCAAGGTCTGAATTGAACAGCAGATACAACCACCTGAACCTTTAATGGTTTAGAGAGTCTGAGATGATTGGTAAACAGAGagctctgattcttcttctggaACCAAGCGAGACCACCACCATTGAAGTATAACTGGGAGGTCAAAGTTCTCATCTTTGGAACTGAAACTGTAAAATCACCAGAAGCGTTTCTGGTTCTACATTTTAAATCTAGGGTTTAGAAACCGGTTTAAATCTCGGTTTATTCCGGTTNTCAGCGAACTAGATGGCAGCTATACCGAAGTGACAATGACATGGCTTGCTCCTTCCTTTATGTAACTCAAGCAATTCTCTGAATTAATCCCACCTCCAACTTGCAAACCGCCTAGAATTCATCGTCTtgtatcatcatatatataacacatcaAAACTTTACATTTCAATTCAAACagtaacatttaaaaaaaaaaaacaccatttgACATTCATCAAAAGGCATACCTGGATAAGCATGTAATGCTCCAATAGCTGAAGCTTGGCTTAAAGGGTCTGCTCCAAGCATTATCACATGACCACCCGTAAGCTCATCTTCTTTGTACATCTTCGCATACTCTTCCGCAGTCTTGTCAGATTCAAAATTCGTAACGAGAACAGAACCATCTTCTTTCAAGTCACTAAGTGTAGATCCAACTATTTGTTTCACTTTTCCCttttagaaaaccaaatcaCACACATAAAGATCAGTTAAAAGAGTTCACTTCGTTCAACACAACtgagaaaattttcaaatcggGTGAATTTGATTTCATACCTTGTGGATGTCGATGCAAGGTCTGAATTGAACAGCAGATACAACCACCTGAACCTTTAATGGTTTAGAGAGTCTGAGATGATTGGTAAACAGAGagctctgattcttcttctggaACCAAGCGAGACCACCACCATTGAAGTATAACTGGGAGGTCAAAGTTCTCATCTTTGGAACTGAAACTGTAAAATCACCAGAAGCGTTTCTGGTTCTACATTTTAAATCTAGGGTTTAGAAACCGGTTTAAATCTCGGTTTATTCCGGTTTGGTTCAATCCAAAACCGTTAAAGgttgcgatttttttttttttcgatttgtttgaaaaaaaactaaaacagagTGATGAGATGGAAAAAGAAGAACGTTATCAATCTCGTCACAAAGTCCAGTCATCTCCCGGCGCCGATCACTCCGCCGTCGCCGGAGATTTACCGATTACCTAACCCTCCACCTAAACTCCCGGAGACTTCAATCCCTCCGACTCTtactctctctccatctctcaaACACTCCAATTTCGTCAATTACCTCGAGAACAATCTCCCTCACCACCAAACCCTAACTCCACAAACTCTCCTCGGGTTCCTCCGTTCGAAGCTCCATCACCATTCTCTCTTCGCTCATTATGACTTCGCCGTATTCAATTGGGCAGCTACGCTCGACACGTTCCGCCACGATCACGATTCTTTCCTCTGGATGTCGAGATCACTCGCCGCCACGCACCGGTTCGACGATCTCTACCGTCTCCTCTCTTTCGTAGCGGCGAATCCGTGTCCGTGTTCCTCAGGTATCTTCTCTTGTCCAGAGCTCGAACCTATTTTCCGATCCGCCATTGATGCCTACTGTAGAGCTGGGAAAATGGATTATGCTTTGTTAGGGTTTGATACTATGAAGAGATTGATCGATGGTAAACCAAATGTTGCGGTTTATAACACTGTTGTGAATGGTTATGTGAAAGCTGGTGATATGGATAAGGCTTTAAGGTTTTATCAGAGGATGGGGATGGAAAGGGTAAAGCCAGATGTATGCACGTTTAACATCCTCATCAATGGCTACTGCAGGAGTTTTAAGTTTGATTTGGCATTGGATTTGTTCAGGGAGATGAAGGAGAAAGGTTGTGAACCGAATGTGGTTAGCTTCAACACTCTGATTAGAGGGTTTTTGAGCAGGGGTAAAATCGAGGAAGGTGTCAAAATGGCTTATGAGATGATTGAGCTAGGTTGTAGATTCTCGGAAGCCACTTGTGAGATTCTGGTTGATGGGTTGTGTAGAGAAGGTCGGGTTGATGATGCTTGTGGATTGGTGATGGATCTTTCGAACAAGAGGGTTTTACCGAGTGAGTTTGATTACGGTAGTTTAGTTGAGAAACTCTGTGGAGAAAACAAGGCGGATAGAGCAATGGATATAGTGGAGGAGCTGTGGAAGAAAGGTCAAACCCCATGTTTGATAGCTTGTACTACACTTGTTGAAGGGTTGAGGAAATCAGGAAGAACAGAGAAAGCATCAGGATttatggagaagatgatgaatgcAGGAATCCTTCCCGATAGTGTGACCTTTAACTTGCTTCTTCGGGATCTATGCAGTTCTGGTCATTCGATTGACGCAAACAGATTGAGACTTTTGGCATCAAGCAGAGGATATGAACTCGATGAGACAACGTACCATGTTTTGGTTTCAGGATTCACGAAAGAAGGGAGAAAAAAGGAAGGAGAAGTTCTAGTGAACGAGATGTTGGATAAAGATATGCTGCCTGATATCTTTACATATAATAAATTGATGGATGGCTTGTCCTGTGCCGGAAAATTCTCAAGAAAGCAAGTCCGactgttgtaagttgtaaccaccTGTGTTTGATCTGTGTTAACTAGACTCAACCTGGTTTCTGGTCTGTATATTCAAAACAGTTGCGAGTGAAGGAGTAGACATGTAGACATATATTCAAAAAGTTCTAGTTATCTCACTTGATAAGATAACTTTGTTTGCTGAAGAAACAATTGTGTTAAAACTTTCATAATCATGATTCATATATAAGTATATGATTATTTCTCCAACAAATGACATAACAATTCTAAAAGAACCTATTCAAccaagagacagagagagagatagagagggaGAGCATATACACACACCCACACAGATTTGTGATCATACATCAAAACATCTTGCTGTATCCGCGAGAGAAGGCAGTACGGTATACACATGTCTGTTATTGTTGCAGCGTGCAGGCTAGTGATCAGACTCGGGGATAGCGAGAGCtacctttcttcttcaagaactcCGGGATCTCCACTGAACCGCTTTCTCTAAAGGAGGAAGAGGGTCTTCTTGTAGCTCCAACTGAGGCAGCATCCGCTTGTGCCATCTGAGCCGCTcgtccttctccttcttcttgtcgTTTGAAACCCGTAGCTATCAGGGTTATGCTTACcttttaaccaacaaaaaacatCAACTATATATCTCTAGACGTCATATACCTGTTTAgttgaagaaaaatcaaaaggacATACTTGACCGGTGAGCGCTGGATCCACAACAGCACCAAATATAAGATTGGCAGTTGGATCGACAAGATCATATATAACTTCTGCAGCAGCATTCACCTACACCAAGACCAAAGTGTATAAAAACTATAGAGCATTTTATGGGGATGAAGCAAAATCAGGCTCTGCTCTAACTTGTCTATCGAAGGAAGAAACCAAATTATTTCAACGGGTCTCTCAAGATCCAATTATTGTTTATGGATCTATCGATACTGAgataagaaacaaagataagaaagagagacaaaccTCAAACAATGTCAAGTCACTTCCACCAGTAATGTTCCAAACGATTCCAGTGGCTCTCTCAATGCCAATATCTAACAAAGGTGATTGGATCGCATTTAGTGCAGCATCTCTTGCCCGACTCTTTCCTGTTTGATTACCAGTGACAAGAAATAATCAgcataaagcaaacaaaataaaacctcTCCTAAACGAAGGTCAAGTTCAAGACTTTCTTTAAACATCATGACATAGATGCACATCAGTTGAGTAACAGTGAATATTATATCGTCACTTTGAGTACCTCACTCTGGTTTCTTTGCCACATCAAATCTACTAGCTCGTTAGTTCTATTAGACTACTTTGATACACATCTCGTGTTGGTGCTTATGCAATTTGAGCCAAAAGAGCTTACAAATATCAATAATTCCAAACATACCTGTTGCAGTTCCTATTCCCATCAATGAAGAACCCGCATTCGCCATTATAGCTCTCACATCAGCAAAATCGACATTCACCAATCCAGGAATCTACgaagcaaaaacaaagataGCTGGTAAATCATttgtcatatataaaaaaatgatcaCAGGGCATCCATTAAACAAGCTATACCGTAATGATATCAGATATCCCACGAACCCCCTGACGGAGTATATCATCAGCTAGATTAAATGCTTCAGTTACCGGAGTAGACTGAGAGACAGCTGTAAGTAACTTGTCATTTGGAATGACGATGAGCGTGTCAACATTGTCTCTAAGAGATGCAAGCCCTTCTTGAGCCTGAACCGTTCTTCTTCGACCCTCAAACGAGAAAGGCGTTGTTGCAATACCAACTGTCAATATACCCATCGCTTTGGCAATTCCTGCAATTACCGGGGCTGCACCAGTTCCAGTTCCACCACCCATTCCAGCCTATAAAAATGACAAAGACATGCAAACATCAATGCTCAGGTAGTGACATTGACTTTTGGACATATGAGAACAAGAAGTAAGTGATTTTGGACATATGACTTTTGGACATATGCAAACCATTCTTTTGGCATAAACTGGTTTGAAATCCCTATTTCTACAACCAAAGTTTATAACTACAGAAGAATGGATGcaatagtaataataatcaaagatTTTTGAGGACATACTGTGACAAAGACCATATCTGAGCCATAAAGAGCTTCTTCAATAACTTCTTTGCTCTCTCTAGCAGCATTCATACCGATCTCTGGATTACCTCCAGCACCTAAACCCCTAGTCAACTCCTTACCAATTTGTAACCTATTATCTGGTAAAACAGGAGACATTCTCATAGCCTGGATATCAGTGTTCACAATCCAAAACTCAACACCTGACATTTCACTCTCTATCATACGGTTCACAGCATTTGATCCACCACCTCCCACACCAATAACTTTAATCCTGGCCTCATTATAATTACTCGGAGCAGATGGCTCTTCAAAATCCTCGGTAACAGGTCCAGTAGTAGACGTTTCCTTTCTTGGATTGGCTATTGTGTTGTTGACTCCTTCACCTCTAAGCATAGATATTTCCGGGTGAAGGTTCAAGAAAGGATCTTGAGCTTGGCTTTGGAAATGCCGTGGAGAGTTTCTGATTGGAGAAGATTCAGATTTCTGGGAAGCAGCGACAAGTCTGTTTTTCTTACTCTCAATCGTTCTAAAAGAGTTAAACCTGCCTAAATGATTCTCTGGTAAAAC
The sequence above is drawn from the Camelina sativa cultivar DH55 chromosome 4, Cs, whole genome shotgun sequence genome and encodes:
- the LOC104782039 gene encoding uncharacterized protein LOC104782039 — encoded protein: MHQVDLESFVSSVCVGGSDHRKIACETLAPDEPTIPPYYSNSAVSPNDFPPQSYFLSNDADQLEWLSGNAYFDRQDSQRGNSGILNPNQQHTNTSSQRFLLKSKASIIGLPKPQNTCFNEAKQRRHHGGKKNKVVLRRVGSRTKTDSTSVREPSSPKVSCIGTVRSRRERSRRMQRQKSNRVEPTNRVKKSGFMASFRAIFRIKGGCKDVSARGSHGASSRKQDIRNRLPKEAVAKSSSSGDGGEQVVVPVPGLGGMTRFASGRRADLLDGGGC
- the LOC104782038 gene encoding 1-(5-phosphoribosyl)-5-[(5-phosphoribosylamino)methylideneamino] imidazole-4-carboxamide isomerase, chloroplastic-like yields the protein MRTLTSQLYFNGGGLAWFQKKNQSSLFTNHLRLSKPLKVQVVVSAVQFRPCIDIHKGKVKQIVGSTLSDLKEDGSVLVTNFESDKTAEEYAKMYKEDELTGGHVIMLGADPLSQASAIGALHAYPGGLQVGGGINSENCLSYIKEGASHVIVTSYVFNNGKIDLERLKDLVNIVGKQRLILDLSCRKKDGRYAIVTDRWQKFSDVILDEKSLEFLGGFADEFLVHGVDVEGKKLGIDEELVALLGNYSPIPVTYAGGVTVMDDIERIKKAGKGRVDVTVGSALDIFGGNLPYKDVVAWHHKQLSLH
- the LOC104782037 gene encoding 1-(5-phosphoribosyl)-5-[(5-phosphoribosylamino)methylideneamino] imidazole-4-carboxamide isomerase, chloroplastic-like codes for the protein MRTLTSQLYFNGGGLAWFQKKNQSSLFTNHLRLSKPLKVQVVVSAVQFRPCIDIHKGKVKQIVGSTLSDLKEDGSVLVTNFESDKTAEEYAKMYKEDELTGGHVIMLGADPLSQASAIGALHAYPDDEF
- the LOC104782041 gene encoding pentatricopeptide repeat-containing protein At2g36240-like, with translation MRWKKKNVINLVTKSSHLPAPITPPSPEIYRLPNPPPKLPETSIPPTLTLSPSLKHSNFVNYLENNLPHHQTLTPQTLLGFLRSKLHHHSLFAHYDFAVFNWAATLDTFRHDHDSFLWMSRSLAATHRFDDLYRLLSFVAANPCPCSSGIFSCPELEPIFRSAIDAYCRAGKMDYALLGFDTMKRLIDGKPNVAVYNTVVNGYVKAGDMDKALRFYQRMGMERVKPDVCTFNILINGYCRSFKFDLALDLFREMKEKGCEPNVVSFNTLIRGFLSRGKIEEGVKMAYEMIELGCRFSEATCEILVDGLCREGRVDDACGLVMDLSNKRVLPSEFDYGSLVEKLCGENKADRAMDIVEELWKKGQTPCLIACTTLVEGLRKSGRTEKASGFMEKMMNAGILPDSVTFNLLLRDLCSSGHSIDANRLRLLASSRGYELDETTYHVLVSGFTKEGRKKEGEVLVNEMLDKDMLPDIFTYNKLMDGLSCAGKFSRKQVRLL
- the LOC104782040 gene encoding cell division protein FtsZ homolog 2-1, chloroplastic, encoding MATYVSPCFTPSDSRLLTVLRKNVLPENHLGRFNSFRTIESKKNRLVAASQKSESSPIRNSPRHFQSQAQDPFLNLHPEISMLRGEGVNNTIANPRKETSTTGPVTEDFEEPSAPSNYNEARIKVIGVGGGGSNAVNRMIESEMSGVEFWIVNTDIQAMRMSPVLPDNRLQIGKELTRGLGAGGNPEIGMNAARESKEVIEEALYGSDMVFVTAGMGGGTGTGAAPVIAGIAKAMGILTVGIATTPFSFEGRRRTVQAQEGLASLRDNVDTLIVIPNDKLLTAVSQSTPVTEAFNLADDILRQGVRGISDIITIPGLVNVDFADVRAIMANAGSSLMGIGTATGKSRARDAALNAIQSPLLDIGIERATGIVWNITGGSDLTLFEVNAAAEVIYDLVDPTANLIFGAVVDPALTGQVSITLIATGFKRQEEGEGRAAQMAQADAASVGATRRPSSSFRESGSVEIPEFLKKKGSSRYPRV